In one Gadus morhua chromosome 15, gadMor3.0, whole genome shotgun sequence genomic region, the following are encoded:
- the vip gene encoding VIP peptides has product MLHTTGPSLLLLLALCAGGWSQGAWSRTVDLPPSSIRQSRHADGLFTSGYSKLLGQMSARRYLESLMGKRLSDEGFVGEAAKRHTDAIFTDNYSRFRKQMAVKKYLTAVLTGKRSLEDSTAFQENFEDMDHLINRYQLPL; this is encoded by the exons ATGCTGCACACCACCGGTccgtcgctgctgctgctgctcgcgcTGTGTGCGGGGGGGTGGTCCCAGGGGGCGTGGTCCCGCACCGTGGatctgcccccctcctccataaG GCAGAGCCGGCACGCAGACGGCCTGTTCACCAGTGGCTACAGCAAGCTGCTGGGCCAGATGTCAGCTCGCAGGTACCTGGAGTCCCTGATGGGCAAGCGGCTCAG TGATGAGGGCTTTGTGGGCGAGGCGGCCAAGCGCCACACTGACGCCATCTTTACTGACAACTACAGCCGCTTCAGGAAGCAGATGGCGGTGAAGAAGTACCTTACTGCCGTCCTCACAGGGAAGAGGAG TCTGGAAGACTCAACGGCCTTCCAAGAAAACTTTGAGGACATGGATCACCTGATCAACCGCTATCagctg CCCCTCTGA